A genome region from Desertifilum tharense IPPAS B-1220 includes the following:
- the hsdR gene encoding EcoAI/FtnUII family type I restriction enzme subunit R has product MSKKDLSEADICDRYITPALDAAGWKKNQIRREYSFTDGQMIVRGQMAGRGARKRADYLLYYSLNQPIAVIEAKDNHHSVRAGIQQALAYAEVLQVPFVFSSNGDAFLFHDRSGTYAQVEQQISLDAFPSPEELWQHYQQWQDLQTVNQELLTSPYYLEIGGKEPRYYQQLAVNRTIEAIARGQKRCLLVMATGAGKTYTVFNIIWRLWKTKVVRRVLFLADRNALVDQTITNDFRPFGEVMTKLDRRLVDHETGRINTSYQIYLGLYQAIIGNEERDNLYDKFDRDFFDLVVVDECHRGSAAEDSNWRQVLDYFSEAIQVGLTATPKETKYISNIDYFGEPIFQYSLKQGIEDGFLAPFRRIQVDLDIDLDGWTPEAGEQDDNGQRIEQRDYNLRDYDRNIVFGKRDRRVAEYVSQFLHDGDPMRKTIVFCEDVDHAERMREALARVKLNRELVLKNHRYVMQITGDEKEGKAQIDNFINPKETYPVIATTSKLMTTGVDAQTCHVIVLDRSIQSLTEFKQIIGRGTRLRPDYGKNFFTIIDFRNASQLFDDPDWDGPPIQDENFGKESQPGEMGTRGKVEGEEVDTSVKRIKYRVSRQEFEVAAERVSYYNKDGQLTTESLKDYTRRTVSEAYQSLDRFLNQWDAADRKQAIIDELEKHGAILAALEDMVGKDYDLFDLVCHVAFDRPPLTRKERAEKVRKRDAFAKYGETARRVLNALLDKYADQGIIAIEDTKILQLDPFAQLGTPVELVRSFGGKPQYKRAIQELGQMLYSDRGA; this is encoded by the coding sequence ATGAGTAAGAAAGACCTGAGTGAAGCTGATATTTGCGATCGCTATATTACACCGGCCCTGGATGCGGCGGGTTGGAAAAAGAATCAGATTCGCCGGGAATATAGCTTTACGGACGGTCAAATGATTGTCCGGGGACAGATGGCGGGACGAGGCGCTAGAAAGCGGGCGGATTATCTGCTGTATTATTCCTTGAATCAACCGATTGCCGTGATTGAAGCCAAGGATAATCACCATAGCGTGAGAGCCGGGATACAGCAAGCGCTTGCCTACGCAGAGGTTCTGCAAGTTCCCTTTGTATTTTCCTCGAATGGGGATGCTTTTTTATTCCATGACAGGAGTGGCACCTATGCTCAGGTAGAACAGCAAATTAGCCTGGATGCCTTTCCGTCACCGGAAGAACTCTGGCAGCATTATCAGCAGTGGCAGGACTTACAAACCGTTAATCAGGAGTTGCTGACTTCTCCCTATTACCTGGAGATTGGCGGGAAGGAACCCCGATATTATCAGCAATTGGCCGTCAATCGTACCATTGAAGCAATCGCGCGCGGTCAGAAACGGTGTCTGCTGGTGATGGCCACCGGAGCAGGTAAAACTTATACGGTCTTTAATATTATCTGGCGATTGTGGAAAACGAAAGTGGTGAGGCGGGTATTGTTTCTGGCGGATCGCAATGCGCTGGTAGACCAAACGATTACCAATGACTTTCGCCCTTTTGGGGAGGTGATGACCAAGCTAGACCGCAGGCTGGTAGATCATGAAACGGGGCGAATAAATACCTCCTATCAAATTTATCTGGGACTGTATCAGGCGATCATTGGCAATGAAGAACGGGATAACCTCTACGATAAATTTGACCGAGATTTCTTTGACCTAGTGGTGGTTGATGAGTGTCACCGGGGGAGTGCAGCAGAGGATTCCAATTGGCGGCAGGTACTTGACTATTTCTCAGAGGCGATTCAGGTTGGACTGACGGCAACGCCCAAGGAAACGAAGTATATCTCTAATATTGATTACTTTGGCGAACCGATTTTTCAATACTCCCTCAAACAGGGAATCGAAGACGGTTTCCTGGCTCCTTTCCGCAGGATACAGGTAGATTTAGATATAGATTTGGACGGTTGGACGCCCGAAGCCGGAGAGCAGGACGATAACGGTCAACGGATTGAGCAACGCGATTATAACCTGCGGGACTATGACCGAAATATTGTTTTTGGCAAACGAGATCGACGGGTTGCAGAGTATGTCAGCCAGTTTTTGCACGATGGCGACCCGATGCGGAAGACAATTGTATTTTGCGAGGATGTTGACCACGCCGAACGGATGCGAGAAGCTTTGGCTAGGGTGAAGCTGAATCGAGAGTTGGTTCTCAAAAACCACCGTTACGTCATGCAAATTACGGGGGATGAGAAGGAAGGAAAGGCTCAAATCGATAACTTTATCAATCCTAAAGAGACGTATCCGGTGATTGCTACCACGTCTAAGCTGATGACGACGGGGGTAGATGCCCAAACCTGTCATGTTATTGTGTTGGATCGCTCTATCCAATCTCTGACGGAGTTTAAGCAGATTATCGGGCGGGGTACGCGCTTGCGCCCGGACTATGGCAAGAATTTCTTCACGATTATTGATTTTCGCAACGCCAGCCAACTGTTTGATGACCCCGACTGGGATGGCCCGCCTATTCAGGATGAGAACTTTGGGAAAGAAAGTCAACCTGGCGAGATGGGGACAAGGGGGAAGGTTGAGGGCGAGGAGGTAGATACTTCTGTTAAGCGCATTAAGTATCGGGTGAGTCGGCAGGAATTTGAGGTGGCGGCGGAACGGGTAAGCTATTACAACAAAGATGGACAACTGACCACGGAGTCGCTCAAGGATTATACCCGGCGCACGGTGAGCGAGGCGTATCAGTCTCTCGACCGCTTTCTCAATCAGTGGGATGCAGCCGATCGCAAACAAGCGATTATTGATGAGTTAGAAAAGCATGGGGCGATCTTAGCAGCGTTGGAGGATATGGTCGGTAAGGATTATGACCTGTTTGACTTGGTTTGTCATGTGGCTTTTGACCGTCCACCCCTGACTCGTAAAGAACGGGCTGAAAAAGTGCGGAAGCGGGATGCGTTCGCCAAGTATGGTGAAACGGCTCGTCGGGTGTTGAATGCTCTATTAGATAAGTATGCCGACCAGGGGATTATTGCGATTGAGGATACGAAGATCCTACAGCTTGACCCGTTTGCCCAACTGGGAACTCCAGTGGAACTCGTCCGCAGTTTTGGGGGAAAGCCACAGTATAAACGGGCGATTCAGGAATTGGGGCAAATGCTTTATAGCGATCGCGGGGCTTGA
- a CDS encoding class I SAM-dependent DNA methyltransferase: MSLSATIKSIQDIMRKDVGVDGDAQRIGQLGWMLFYKIFSDQDAELELNDDNYDSPLPLNLRWDEWADSQKLGKNAPTGDELLQLVDGELFPTLKELAVDDLEGIALERAKLLRSVFEDAYNYMKSGTLLRQVVDKINESIDFNQSQTRHVFGDIYEQILKNLQSAGNAGEFYTPRAVTQFAVDMVNPQLGEKVLDPACGTGGFLTCAYEHLKQQANSPEQLERVKQSVLGVEKKQLPHLLCVTNMMVHGIEVPTTVRHDNTLRKPLRDYGREDQVDVVVTNPPFGGMEEDGIERGFPSEFQTRETADLFLVLVMELLKDGGRAAIVLPDGTLFGEGIKTRIKEKLLRDCNLHTIVRLPNGVFSPYTSIRTNVLFFTKGEPTTEVWYYEHPYPPGAKSYSKTKPMRIEEFKPEKAWWKKRQENEYAWRVSVETIVANGYNLDIKNPNAPENIHEDPMVLLKQYQAAASQADEARLALKAALQACLEQSAESVK, encoded by the coding sequence ATGTCGCTGAGTGCTACCATTAAATCGATTCAAGACATCATGCGGAAGGATGTCGGGGTAGATGGGGATGCCCAGCGGATTGGTCAGTTGGGGTGGATGCTGTTTTACAAGATTTTCAGCGACCAGGATGCCGAACTGGAGTTGAATGACGATAACTATGATTCGCCGCTGCCTTTGAATTTGCGTTGGGATGAATGGGCAGATAGTCAAAAGTTGGGTAAAAATGCGCCCACGGGCGATGAGTTGCTGCAATTAGTGGATGGAGAGTTGTTTCCCACGCTCAAGGAACTGGCGGTTGATGACCTGGAAGGGATTGCGCTAGAACGGGCAAAGCTGCTGCGAAGCGTGTTTGAGGATGCCTACAACTATATGAAGTCGGGGACGCTGCTGCGGCAGGTGGTGGACAAGATTAATGAAAGCATCGACTTTAACCAGTCGCAAACCCGTCATGTGTTTGGGGATATTTACGAGCAGATTCTTAAAAACCTGCAAAGTGCTGGAAATGCGGGGGAGTTTTATACGCCGCGTGCGGTGACTCAGTTTGCGGTGGATATGGTGAACCCGCAACTGGGGGAGAAGGTACTCGATCCGGCTTGCGGTACGGGGGGTTTTTTGACTTGTGCTTACGAGCATCTGAAGCAGCAGGCGAACTCGCCGGAACAGTTGGAACGGGTGAAGCAGAGCGTTTTGGGGGTGGAGAAGAAGCAACTGCCTCACCTGCTTTGCGTGACGAATATGATGGTGCATGGGATTGAGGTGCCGACGACGGTACGCCATGACAATACGCTCCGCAAGCCGTTACGGGACTATGGGCGGGAGGATCAAGTCGATGTTGTGGTGACGAATCCGCCGTTTGGGGGGATGGAGGAGGATGGAATTGAGCGGGGTTTTCCGAGCGAGTTTCAGACGCGGGAAACGGCAGACTTGTTTTTAGTGCTGGTGATGGAATTGCTGAAGGATGGGGGCAGGGCGGCGATTGTTCTGCCGGATGGAACGTTGTTTGGGGAGGGGATTAAGACTCGGATTAAGGAGAAGTTGCTGCGCGACTGTAATTTACATACGATTGTCCGGCTTCCGAATGGGGTGTTTAGTCCCTATACGAGCATTCGCACGAATGTTTTGTTTTTTACGAAGGGCGAACCGACGACGGAGGTTTGGTATTACGAGCATCCTTACCCGCCGGGGGCGAAGTCTTATAGTAAAACTAAGCCGATGCGGATTGAGGAGTTTAAGCCGGAGAAGGCTTGGTGGAAGAAGCGCCAGGAAAATGAATATGCCTGGAGGGTGTCTGTTGAAACGATTGTTGCAAATGGCTACAACCTGGATATTAAGAACCCGAATGCACCGGAAAATATCCATGAAGACCCGATGGTGTTGCTGAAGCAATATCAAGCGGCAGCAAGCCAAGCAGATGAGGCGCGGTTGGCATTAAAGGCAGCTTTGCAAGCGTGTTTAGAACAATCAGCAGAATC